In Amaranthus tricolor cultivar Red isolate AtriRed21 chromosome 3, ASM2621246v1, whole genome shotgun sequence, a single window of DNA contains:
- the LOC130807294 gene encoding uncharacterized protein LOC130807294 translates to MSTRKWGVAASIAAVEALKDQGIARWNYPIRCLHQHFKNNIRSYSLPKKISAPSSVAVSNKFRDQKLNKSEESLRTVMFLSCWGPN, encoded by the coding sequence atgagtacAAGAAAATGGGGAGTAGCAGCAAGTATTGCAGCAGTAGAAGCATTGAAAGATCAAGGCATTGCAAGATGGAATTACCCAATTAGATGTCTTCATCAACATTTCAAGAATAATATCAGATCTTATTCTCTGCCTAAGAAGATTTCTGCTCCATCATCTGTTGCTGTTTCCAACAAGTTTAGAGATCAAAAACTGAATAAGTCGGAGGAATCTCTTAGAACTGTTATGTTTTTAAGCTGTTGGGGTCCTAATTAG